The following DNA comes from Nitrospira sp. SG-bin1.
CCTACCGCCGTTTCGTCTCTCGTTGCGGCAACAGCTATGTTGGTCTCTTCCTCGGCTCAACCATCCACGACTGGACGGGAGGATTCCGCTGCTATCGGCGTGAGCTTCTGACACGGATGAATCTCCCCGCAGTCCGTGCAAAGGGATACATCTTTCAGGTAGAGCTGGCTTGGCGGGCCCTGCAGCTTGGTGCAGATATTGTCGAGCTTCCCATCCGGTTTGCCGACCGCATCCAGGGGCAGAGCAAACTGGGCTGGCAGTCCATCACGGAAGCGTTGATCGAAGTCCCTAAAATGTATCTCCTTGGTCTGAGTGGTCGATAAGACTTCACCATTCCGTTCTCCCACTGACTTCACCCACCGCACAGGGAACACGAACCATATCATCCATAGTCGCTCACATAGAGACTCATCAATGGCACAAAACTTTAGAAGAGAAATTCCAGGATTGGGAGGATCGGGCGGATCAAGTTTCGTCAAATCAATGATAAGCTCGTCCTTGGCGTTGGCCAAAATTCCGTCCAGCAGGCTGCTCTTCGTAGGAATGACCGCTTCGGCGGGTTGAAACTTCAAATCAAAGCCTTTTGCGGCAGTCGGCCGCATAGGGTAACGCCGGTCATAGATCATCCCATAAGCCGGGATACCGTAAATGATTCTCCAATTTCCCAGAAGGATATGCAGTTCGGTTCCATGAACGTACAGACCGCCTGTCGTGATGATTCGCCTCGCGAACGTTTGTGGCTGACTTAAATAGAAGGTGACCCGTTCGTTGTCTTTCGCCTCCGCAAGCGCCTCCGAGATGCGTGCGGACAAGAGGTCCAACTCATCATCCGTGAAGGCGGGAACCAGAGGAGACTCTCCCCGCCACCATCGCTCGAGCGCAATCCAATGCTCCTGCACCTTCAATCCTGACAAAATGGTCCGCAGTTTTTCCGGTTCGATCGTGAATGGGTGACTATGGTGGCCCGGCGGCCATTCCGGCAGGACTTCCGAATCCCTTTCCAACCGCACGAAATTGACCGGATCCTCGTAGATGATTCGCGAGGGCACATGAGGAGCGGCGCAACCAACCAACAAAATGGAGCACAGGGTGAGGAGTACGGGAACGTTCCGCCCTTTCCGATTAGTCATCTCCTTGCAGTGCACTGCTCTCTCCTTCTCGGCTCACCCCTCACTGATCGTAACGGTCATCTCGGCTCGTTCCAACGGATTGTCTCGCCCATCACGCTTCATGCTGACGATTTTATCGGCCACCTCCATTCCGCTGACCACTTCTCCAAATACTGTGTATTGCCAATCGAGGAAATTCGCGTCTGCGACGCAAATAAAGAATTGCGATCCGGCACTGTCCGGATCGTTCGCACGGGCCATGGAAACAATACCCCGTTTGTGCGGGGTACTGTTGAATTCCGCCTTCACCTTGTACCCGGGCCCACCCATTCCGTGGGACGAACGGTCAGAACTTTTGCTGTTGGGGTCTCCCCCCTGAATCATGAAACCAGGAATGACGCGGTGAAACGTCGTCCCGTTGTAAAACCCGTCTCGGGAAAGTGTGACAAAATTATGAACGTGGCCCGGCGCCACGTCGGGGAAAAACCTCAGCA
Coding sequences within:
- a CDS encoding peptidylprolyl isomerase, which translates into the protein MVLRFFPDVAPGHVHNFVTLSRDGFYNGTTFHRVIPGFMIQGGDPNSKSSDRSSHGMGGPGYKVKAEFNSTPHKRGIVSMARANDPDSAGSQFFICVADANFLDWQYTVFGEVVSGMEVADKIVSMKRDGRDNPLERAEMTVTISEG